One segment of Pyrococcus sp. ST04 DNA contains the following:
- a CDS encoding GMP synthase subunit A has translation MIVIMDNGGQYVHRIWRTLRYLGVEAKIIPNTTPLEEIKKMNPKGIIFSGGPSLENTGNCSAILENYDDFNVPILGICLGHQLIAKFFGGKVGRGEKAEYSLVEIEIVEENDIFRGIPKRLKVWESHMDEVKELPPNFKLLAKSETCPIEAMKHEKLPIYGVQFHPEVAHTEHGADILRNFAEICGEF, from the coding sequence ATGATAGTTATCATGGATAATGGAGGCCAATACGTCCACAGGATATGGAGGACGCTCAGATACCTTGGGGTTGAGGCAAAGATAATACCAAACACAACTCCTCTAGAAGAAATAAAGAAGATGAATCCCAAGGGGATAATATTCTCAGGAGGACCAAGCTTGGAGAACACAGGCAACTGCTCAGCAATCCTAGAGAATTATGATGATTTTAACGTGCCAATTCTGGGAATATGCCTAGGCCACCAGCTTATAGCAAAGTTCTTTGGAGGAAAAGTTGGGAGGGGAGAAAAGGCCGAATACAGTCTTGTCGAGATTGAGATAGTAGAAGAGAACGACATATTCAGGGGAATTCCAAAGAGGCTCAAAGTGTGGGAGAGCCATATGGACGAGGTAAAAGAGCTACCTCCAAACTTCAAGCTCTTGGCAAAAAGTGAAACCTGCCCAATAGAGGCTATGAAACATGAAAAGCTTCCCATATATGGTGTTCAGTTTCATCCCGAGGTTGCACACACCGAGCATGGAGCTGATATTCTAAGGAATTTTGCCGAGATTTGTGGGGAATTTTAA
- a CDS encoding thiamine ABC transporter substrate binding subunit: MRGKLILAIFIAMLVSVAGCIGGTETSSQAEKERTLTVYAYDSLEYWLKEVIPEFEKEYNVKVNLVLIGSTGELVNRLILEKDNPQADVVVGIDNTFMAKALDAGVLEKYKPKNADVIPEWIINSFDPDFYLTPFDYGYIAFNYRTDLISEPPKSLGDLIKPEWKGKIIIEDPRTSSPGLAFMLWTIAVYKDKWLDYWAKLRDNVQIVKGWSAAWEAFSKGEYPVVLSYATSPAATVYYDNKTNVKAVEFKEGNFLQIEGVGIVKGAKNRELAEKFIEFLLSEKAQEKLPTTQWMYPVNKNVKLPEVYKYALKVEKPVTIDPKEVEKNLDKWLKQWTEVVVQGKSPEEVKG; the protein is encoded by the coding sequence ATGAGGGGGAAGTTAATACTTGCAATCTTCATCGCAATGCTCGTTTCAGTAGCTGGATGCATTGGTGGAACAGAAACATCGTCACAGGCAGAGAAAGAGAGGACACTGACAGTTTATGCATATGACAGTCTAGAGTACTGGCTTAAGGAAGTAATTCCAGAGTTTGAAAAAGAGTACAACGTTAAAGTGAACCTTGTTCTCATTGGCAGTACCGGTGAGCTCGTCAATAGATTGATCCTTGAGAAGGACAATCCTCAAGCTGACGTTGTTGTGGGAATAGACAATACGTTCATGGCGAAGGCCTTGGATGCGGGGGTTCTCGAAAAATACAAACCTAAGAATGCAGATGTTATCCCGGAGTGGATCATCAATAGCTTTGATCCGGATTTTTACCTAACACCGTTTGACTATGGATATATAGCGTTCAACTACAGGACTGATTTAATAAGTGAGCCCCCAAAGAGCCTTGGTGATTTAATTAAACCTGAGTGGAAGGGTAAGATAATTATTGAGGATCCGAGAACAAGTTCTCCGGGTTTGGCCTTTATGTTGTGGACGATTGCAGTTTACAAAGATAAGTGGCTGGATTACTGGGCAAAGCTTAGAGATAATGTCCAAATAGTTAAGGGTTGGAGCGCCGCATGGGAGGCATTTAGCAAGGGAGAATATCCTGTTGTCCTAAGCTATGCGACCTCACCAGCTGCCACGGTTTATTATGACAACAAAACGAACGTTAAGGCAGTCGAGTTCAAGGAGGGTAACTTTCTTCAGATAGAAGGAGTTGGAATAGTCAAAGGTGCGAAAAACAGGGAACTTGCCGAGAAGTTCATAGAGTTTCTCCTAAGTGAAAAAGCTCAGGAGAAGCTCCCAACTACCCAGTGGATGTATCCTGTTAACAAGAATGTTAAGCTTCCAGAAGTTTACAAATACGCCTTAAAGGTTGAGAAGCCAGTGACCATAGATCCAAAAGAAGTTGAGAAAAACTTAGACAAGTGGCTTAAGCAGTGGACTGAGGTTGTTGTTCAGGGAAAGAGTCCTGAAGAAGTTAAAGGATAA
- a CDS encoding ABC transporter ATP-binding protein: MVDVRLENIRKSFPGFELNLSLKVNDGELLTLLGPSGCGKTTTLRIVAGLEKPDEGKVYFGEEDVTNKKPYERNIGMVFQDYALFPHMTVFENIAFGLKLRKIPKSEIERRVQWILELVGLKGLEERYPEQLSGGQQQRVALARALVIEPEVLLLDEPLSNLDAKVREKLRGEIRRIQKELGITTIYVTHDQEEAMAISDRIAVMNEGRIEQIDDPVTLYFNPKTEFVAKFLGTGNLIEVRAKDGKACLRELCFSTSRNGRVKIFFRPENVLIGDKGAEAEVLDYEILPGRIRVRLLIEDREIIAERPLEEIEKLGKKVKITVNKYIIL; encoded by the coding sequence ATGGTAGATGTAAGGTTAGAAAACATTAGGAAGTCCTTTCCTGGATTTGAGCTAAATCTATCCCTCAAAGTTAACGATGGAGAACTGCTGACTCTTCTGGGCCCCAGTGGATGTGGAAAAACAACAACTCTCAGAATAGTTGCTGGACTCGAAAAGCCAGATGAAGGAAAAGTGTATTTTGGGGAAGAAGATGTTACAAACAAAAAACCCTATGAGCGAAACATTGGAATGGTGTTTCAAGATTATGCTCTCTTTCCTCACATGACGGTTTTTGAAAATATAGCCTTTGGATTGAAACTCAGAAAAATTCCAAAAAGTGAGATAGAGAGAAGAGTGCAATGGATTTTAGAGTTAGTCGGGCTAAAAGGTCTAGAAGAGAGATATCCAGAACAACTTAGCGGTGGCCAACAACAGAGAGTTGCCCTTGCCAGAGCTTTAGTAATTGAGCCAGAAGTTCTGCTACTTGATGAACCACTAAGTAACCTAGATGCAAAGGTTAGAGAAAAGCTTAGGGGAGAGATAAGAAGAATACAAAAAGAGTTAGGAATTACAACAATCTACGTTACCCACGATCAGGAAGAGGCCATGGCGATAAGTGATAGGATAGCGGTGATGAATGAAGGGAGGATAGAGCAAATAGATGACCCAGTAACCCTATACTTTAATCCAAAAACAGAGTTTGTCGCAAAATTCCTTGGAACAGGAAACCTGATAGAGGTGAGAGCCAAAGATGGAAAGGCTTGTCTAAGAGAATTATGCTTTTCCACATCTAGAAATGGAAGGGTTAAAATATTCTTTAGGCCAGAAAACGTTTTGATTGGGGATAAGGGAGCAGAGGCAGAAGTTTTAGATTATGAAATTCTCCCTGGGAGGATTAGAGTAAGACTCCTTATCGAAGATAGGGAGATAATCGCCGAAAGGCCACTTGAAGAAATTGAAAAGTTAGGAAAGAAAGTCAAAATAACCGTGAACAAGTACATTATCCTTTAA
- the guaA gene encoding glutamine-hydrolyzing GMP synthase: protein MVWEKFIEEKVREIRETVGDAKAIIALSGGVDSSTAAVLAHKAIGDRLHAVFVNTGFLRKGEPEFVVKTFRDEFGMNLHYIDAQDRFFSALKGVTDPEEKRKIIGRVFIEVFEEVAKEIGAEYLIQGTIAPDWIESKGKIKSHHNVGGLPERLNLKLIEPLRDLYKDEVRQLAKELGLPEKIYNRMPFPGPGLAVRVIGEVTPEKIAIVREANAIVEEEVEKAGLRPWQAFAVLLGVKTVGVQGDIRAYKETIAVRIVESLDGMTANAMNVPWEVLQRIAFRITSEIPQVGRVLYDITNKPPATIEFE from the coding sequence ATGGTTTGGGAGAAGTTCATAGAGGAGAAGGTTAGAGAAATTAGAGAGACCGTTGGAGATGCTAAGGCAATAATAGCCCTTTCTGGGGGAGTTGACAGCTCAACGGCTGCAGTACTTGCGCACAAGGCGATAGGAGATAGACTACATGCTGTCTTTGTTAACACAGGGTTCCTCAGAAAGGGTGAGCCTGAGTTTGTTGTAAAAACGTTCAGAGATGAATTTGGAATGAATCTCCATTACATAGATGCCCAGGATAGATTTTTCTCAGCTTTAAAAGGAGTAACAGATCCGGAAGAGAAGAGGAAGATCATAGGAAGAGTCTTTATAGAGGTCTTTGAGGAAGTGGCTAAGGAAATCGGGGCCGAGTATCTTATTCAGGGAACAATAGCTCCGGACTGGATCGAGAGTAAGGGGAAGATAAAGAGCCACCACAACGTCGGCGGCCTCCCAGAGAGGCTAAACCTGAAACTGATAGAGCCCCTTAGGGACTTGTACAAAGATGAAGTCAGACAGCTAGCAAAAGAACTGGGGCTTCCAGAGAAAATATACAACAGGATGCCATTTCCAGGGCCAGGATTGGCCGTTAGGGTTATAGGAGAGGTCACCCCAGAGAAGATAGCAATAGTTAGAGAGGCAAATGCTATTGTAGAAGAAGAGGTTGAAAAGGCCGGTCTAAGACCCTGGCAGGCCTTTGCAGTTCTCTTAGGGGTTAAAACTGTTGGAGTTCAGGGAGACATAAGAGCTTACAAAGAAACGATAGCCGTCAGAATAGTTGAAAGCCTTGATGGAATGACTGCAAATGCAATGAACGTTCCATGGGAAGTTCTCCAGAGAATAGCGTTCAGGATAACAAGCGAAATCCCGCAGGTCGGAAGGGTGCTCTATGATATAACAAACAAACCCCCAGCCACGATAGAGTTTGAGTGA
- the fdhF gene encoding formate dehydrogenase subunit alpha produces the protein MLIDPKTLMIKPYKGEPNRGKLCPKGLHALEFVLSKDRLTHPLKKVGEDFVKVSWDVAIKEIANKLLEIKENYGPDAIAFIASSKVSNEENYLLQKIARLLGTNNIDNCARLCHEASVHALKMTVGTGAQTNPYSDLENFKAIMIWGYNPAETHPVVMDYIIRAKKNGAKIIVIDVRETITMKLADYKVMIKPGTDITLANAIMNVIIEEELYNKEFVKNRTTGFSEVKMAVKKYTPEYAEKVTGVNARLIREIAEVFAKAGSGAIMWGMGLTQHVSGVENVLAVIDIALLLGYIGDKGGLYPMRGQNNVQGAAYMGALSEFLPGYVPLTDSNFRKRVARLWGVEDLPTERGLYLTEYWDAILKGDVKALYVVGENPAVSEANVLKVRKALTKLELLVVQDIFMTKTARYAHYVLPAAAFCEKDGSYMNSERRIQWSSKICDPPGEAKPDWIILTELAKALGLKGFNYSKVEEITEEYFKMFPELEGRDAEELKMSDGIIIPYKRLHTIQFSTPDGKARMIAVEQIMPWEVPNGEYPLILTTVRVVSHYNTGEMTMRSPSLVKLMSEPVLYISKKDAERYGIKDGDIVKVETRRGSLKLKAKIANVKEGVIVVPFHFDANILTNDALNKAGTPELKFSAARISLINEGENERT, from the coding sequence GGTGAGCCCAACAGGGGGAAGTTATGTCCAAAGGGATTGCATGCATTGGAGTTCGTGCTCTCAAAAGACAGGTTAACCCACCCACTTAAGAAGGTTGGCGAGGACTTCGTGAAAGTTTCATGGGATGTTGCAATTAAGGAGATAGCCAATAAGCTCCTTGAAATAAAGGAAAACTATGGACCAGATGCTATCGCCTTTATAGCCTCCTCAAAAGTCAGCAACGAGGAAAATTATCTCCTTCAAAAGATTGCCCGGCTTCTTGGTACTAACAACATAGATAACTGTGCAAGGCTGTGCCACGAAGCAAGCGTTCACGCTTTAAAGATGACAGTGGGAACAGGAGCCCAAACAAACCCCTACTCCGACCTCGAAAACTTCAAGGCGATAATGATATGGGGATACAACCCAGCAGAGACACATCCGGTAGTTATGGACTACATCATCAGGGCAAAGAAGAATGGTGCCAAGATAATAGTAATAGATGTAAGAGAGACAATAACAATGAAATTAGCCGATTATAAAGTTATGATAAAGCCAGGAACAGATATAACCCTGGCAAACGCCATAATGAACGTAATAATCGAAGAGGAGCTCTACAATAAAGAGTTCGTTAAAAACAGAACTACTGGATTCTCAGAAGTTAAGATGGCAGTAAAGAAGTACACTCCAGAGTACGCAGAAAAAGTTACGGGGGTTAATGCAAGATTAATCAGAGAAATTGCAGAAGTCTTTGCAAAGGCTGGAAGTGGAGCAATAATGTGGGGAATGGGGCTGACCCAGCATGTCTCTGGAGTTGAAAACGTTCTCGCGGTTATAGACATTGCACTGCTTTTAGGGTACATAGGGGACAAGGGCGGCCTATATCCGATGAGGGGCCAGAACAACGTTCAGGGAGCCGCATACATGGGGGCATTAAGCGAATTTTTACCAGGTTATGTTCCACTAACAGACTCAAACTTTAGGAAGAGAGTGGCAAGATTATGGGGAGTTGAAGATCTCCCAACAGAAAGAGGGCTGTACCTAACTGAATACTGGGATGCCATACTCAAGGGAGATGTAAAAGCCCTGTACGTTGTTGGAGAGAACCCAGCGGTGAGCGAAGCAAATGTATTAAAGGTGAGAAAAGCACTGACAAAGCTGGAGCTCTTGGTCGTTCAGGATATATTCATGACAAAAACGGCGAGATATGCCCACTATGTGCTCCCAGCAGCGGCTTTTTGTGAAAAAGATGGAAGCTATATGAACAGTGAAAGAAGAATTCAGTGGAGTTCTAAAATCTGCGACCCGCCAGGTGAAGCAAAGCCAGACTGGATAATACTAACGGAACTTGCTAAGGCTCTAGGACTTAAGGGCTTCAACTACTCAAAGGTTGAAGAGATAACTGAAGAGTACTTCAAGATGTTCCCCGAGCTTGAAGGAAGGGATGCTGAAGAGCTTAAAATGTCGGATGGAATAATAATTCCTTACAAGAGACTTCACACCATCCAATTTTCAACCCCAGATGGAAAGGCAAGGATGATAGCCGTCGAACAAATAATGCCTTGGGAAGTTCCCAATGGAGAGTATCCCTTGATATTAACGACTGTTAGAGTCGTCAGCCACTATAATACGGGAGAGATGACAATGAGAAGCCCATCCCTAGTTAAGCTGATGAGTGAACCAGTCCTCTATATAAGCAAAAAAGATGCTGAGAGATATGGAATCAAAGACGGAGACATTGTAAAGGTGGAAACAAGAAGAGGAAGCCTAAAACTAAAGGCAAAGATTGCCAATGTGAAAGAGGGAGTTATAGTTGTTCCCTTCCACTTTGACGCCAATATTTTGACCAACGATGCTTTGAACAAGGCAGGAACACCAGAGCTAAAGTTCTCGGCAGCAAGAATAAGCTTGATAAATGAGGGAGAGAATGAACGAACATGA
- a CDS encoding formate--phosphoribosylaminoimidazolecarboxamide ligase: MVRIATYASHSALQILKGAKDEGFETVAFGKSRVKLLYTKYFPVADYFLEDTYPENDLLRLDAVVIPTGSFVAHLGVELVEKMKVPYFGNKKVLRWESDRNLERKWLEKAKLRLPRVYDDPDDIDGPVIVKPHGAKGGRGYFLAKNPEDFWEKAGRFLGIKDKEDLKNVQIQEYVIGIPVYPHYFYSRIKGELELMSIDRRYESNVDAIGRIPAREQLDLDIDITYTVIGNIPIVLRESLLIDVLEAGERTVKAAEELMGGLWGPFCLEGVFTPEMEFVVFEISARIVAGTNPFIHGSPYTWLKYNEPMSTGRRIAREIKMAIENDELEKVVT; encoded by the coding sequence GTGGTTAGAATAGCAACTTACGCCTCCCACTCAGCACTTCAAATCCTGAAGGGGGCAAAAGATGAAGGGTTCGAAACAGTAGCATTTGGAAAGAGCAGGGTTAAGCTCCTCTACACCAAATACTTTCCAGTAGCAGACTACTTCCTCGAGGACACTTATCCCGAGAATGACCTACTAAGGCTTGATGCGGTAGTTATACCAACGGGATCCTTCGTTGCTCATCTCGGAGTTGAGCTCGTAGAAAAAATGAAAGTCCCCTATTTTGGAAATAAAAAAGTCTTAAGATGGGAAAGCGACAGAAATCTCGAGAGAAAGTGGCTTGAAAAAGCAAAGCTCCGTCTTCCAAGGGTTTACGATGATCCCGACGATATCGATGGGCCAGTCATAGTTAAACCTCATGGAGCGAAGGGTGGAAGAGGATATTTTCTAGCTAAAAACCCCGAAGACTTCTGGGAAAAGGCAGGAAGATTTTTGGGTATAAAGGACAAAGAAGACCTCAAAAACGTACAAATTCAGGAATACGTTATAGGGATACCCGTGTATCCTCACTACTTCTACTCTAGGATAAAGGGGGAGCTCGAGCTAATGAGCATAGATAGGAGATATGAGAGCAACGTGGATGCGATAGGTAGAATCCCAGCAAGGGAGCAACTTGATCTTGATATTGACATAACCTATACGGTCATCGGAAACATACCCATAGTCCTAAGGGAGAGCCTTCTAATAGATGTTCTGGAGGCTGGAGAAAGAACCGTTAAGGCAGCTGAAGAGCTTATGGGCGGTCTTTGGGGGCCGTTTTGCCTGGAAGGTGTGTTTACCCCAGAAATGGAGTTCGTTGTTTTTGAAATATCGGCGAGAATAGTTGCTGGAACAAACCCATTCATCCACGGCTCACCATACACATGGCTTAAATATAATGAGCCAATGAGCACCGGAAGGAGAATAGCGAGAGAGATTAAAATGGCCATCGAAAATGATGAGCTAGAAAAGGTGGTGACGTGA
- a CDS encoding iron ABC transporter permease: MKKLVIIPSLVFLLVFFYMPVMYVIRLGLNFESLRDVLTNEYHLRVIGFTFIQAALSTLLTLAIGLPGAYIFARYEFPGKSILKAIMTIPFVMPSVMVALGFIVLFGKSGPLGWMNVLYSWKAIILAHAFYNFPVVVRMVSALLERVNPHYEEAAMTLGAKGLILFRKITLPLILPGILSSALLTFTFSFMSFSIPLILGGYKYTTLEVDIFTSIMVLLDFKTGSSLALLQMILSLIFIYAYLKTLDLYAKREEQKIFRRCEKPKGLALIGTLLYFLLTSLFILGPLVAVLYDSLAFNGTISLEWYRRAFSPRYNPMFGTSVPRTIVNSLFFGIITVTISLLVAIPLSYSLTKWKFRGKSLVDALATLPLASSPVILGLGYLLLFRKSSLYGSWILVGIAHSIVAYPFVLRAVSSSLVKIRENLFEAALTLGAKEFIAFFKVELPLALRGIIVGAIFAFAISIAELATTYMLAKPEYTTLTLAIYKFISSRQFGPASALATILMIISGISFILIEKTGEEVW, encoded by the coding sequence ATGAAAAAGCTCGTCATAATCCCTTCACTAGTATTTCTACTTGTGTTTTTCTATATGCCAGTAATGTATGTAATAAGACTCGGACTGAACTTTGAGAGTTTGAGGGATGTATTAACCAATGAGTATCACCTCAGGGTTATAGGCTTCACATTTATCCAGGCAGCTCTCTCCACACTCTTAACGCTTGCAATAGGGCTCCCTGGAGCCTATATTTTTGCAAGATACGAATTTCCCGGAAAAAGCATACTAAAGGCGATAATGACAATACCATTTGTAATGCCAAGCGTCATGGTAGCCCTCGGATTTATAGTCCTCTTTGGAAAATCTGGGCCACTAGGATGGATGAATGTTTTATATTCTTGGAAGGCGATAATTTTAGCCCACGCATTCTATAACTTCCCCGTAGTCGTCAGAATGGTTTCAGCCTTGCTAGAAAGAGTTAACCCCCACTATGAAGAAGCGGCAATGACTTTAGGGGCTAAGGGTTTAATACTTTTCAGAAAAATAACCCTACCTCTAATCTTACCTGGAATCCTTTCCTCTGCACTTCTAACGTTCACGTTCTCCTTTATGAGCTTCTCGATTCCACTAATTCTCGGTGGGTACAAATACACAACGCTAGAAGTTGACATATTCACCTCAATAATGGTTCTCTTAGACTTTAAAACAGGATCCTCTCTAGCACTACTCCAGATGATCCTTAGCTTAATATTCATATATGCCTATCTGAAAACTCTAGACCTTTATGCGAAAAGAGAAGAGCAGAAGATCTTTAGAAGGTGCGAAAAACCAAAAGGCTTAGCACTCATTGGAACTCTTCTATACTTTTTGCTGACCTCACTATTCATCTTAGGCCCTCTCGTTGCCGTTCTCTATGACTCTTTAGCTTTCAATGGAACGATTTCCCTAGAATGGTATAGAAGAGCATTCTCACCGAGGTATAATCCAATGTTCGGAACGTCTGTTCCTAGAACAATTGTGAATTCACTTTTCTTTGGTATAATAACGGTAACTATCTCCTTATTGGTCGCAATTCCCCTAAGCTACTCTTTAACGAAGTGGAAGTTTAGAGGGAAATCTCTTGTGGATGCCTTAGCAACACTTCCTCTAGCCTCATCCCCTGTAATTTTGGGACTTGGCTATCTCCTCCTCTTCAGAAAAAGTTCATTATATGGAAGTTGGATTTTAGTTGGAATAGCTCACTCGATAGTGGCATATCCATTCGTTCTCAGGGCAGTCTCTTCTTCGCTGGTTAAAATAAGAGAGAATCTTTTTGAGGCTGCTCTAACGCTTGGCGCTAAAGAATTCATTGCATTCTTTAAGGTCGAACTTCCTCTAGCTTTGAGGGGAATAATTGTTGGGGCAATATTTGCATTTGCCATAAGCATTGCAGAGCTTGCAACAACTTACATGCTGGCAAAGCCTGAATACACCACCTTAACATTGGCAATATACAAGTTTATATCTTCCAGGCAATTTGGGCCAGCATCGGCATTGGCGACCATCCTAATGATAATATCGGGGATATCCTTTATCCTGATAGAAAAAACGGGGGAAGAAGTATGGTAG
- a CDS encoding DUF2101 family protein, with amino-acid sequence MAIIELLDKIGQKTEEIFRILKSFLFPKPTNKPPILRLKKYTLHETFSLQLQLSFILYLIVGVILIILNTSILLLIAISIFEFLFIRYTLVRGSDYIINIEAYRYFYHGLVFISAIALVGYEILRNLNVGILYLYVFIIAITLLVLGFRNYFKMKFGREYTYGIVEEVKNNLVKVFVHDDIAANVKPGYYWIEKGENVVNEGDLVKIVVEDRIFRGAVPKAIIEVLQSSQTSTEPKEDME; translated from the coding sequence ATGGCTATAATAGAACTCTTAGATAAAATAGGGCAGAAGACCGAGGAAATTTTCAGAATTTTAAAGTCATTTTTATTTCCAAAGCCCACTAACAAGCCTCCTATACTAAGACTCAAAAAATATACACTGCATGAAACTTTCAGTCTTCAATTGCAACTTTCTTTTATCTTATACCTAATTGTAGGTGTTATCTTGATAATTCTCAACACTTCTATTCTACTACTAATTGCAATCTCGATTTTTGAGTTTCTTTTCATTAGGTATACTCTGGTTAGAGGGTCTGACTACATAATAAATATTGAAGCTTACAGATATTTCTATCATGGGCTTGTTTTTATTTCGGCAATTGCTCTAGTGGGATATGAGATTCTGAGAAATCTCAATGTTGGCATTCTCTACCTCTATGTGTTTATTATCGCAATAACACTTCTTGTTTTAGGATTTAGAAATTATTTCAAAATGAAATTTGGCAGAGAATACACTTATGGGATAGTAGAAGAAGTTAAAAATAATCTAGTGAAGGTTTTTGTGCACGATGATATTGCGGCAAATGTTAAGCCGGGATATTATTGGATTGAGAAAGGTGAGAATGTCGTTAATGAAGGGGATCTAGTTAAAATAGTGGTAGAAGATAGAATTTTCAGGGGAGCTGTTCCAAAGGCTATTATCGAAGTCCTTCAATCTTCCCAGACTTCAACGGAGCCAAAGGAGGATATGGAGTAG